The following are from one region of the Candidatus Zixiibacteriota bacterium genome:
- a CDS encoding M48 family metalloprotease: PPPPPPPPPLIGLLAAAIVAPLAAMLIQAAISRRREYKADATGARLTGRHHDLASALKKISSAPIRMNPDQKKATAHLMIVQPLSGRGISSLFSTHPPVEKRVEKLHKMAQQTYYE, encoded by the coding sequence CCCCCCCCCCCCCCCCCCCCCCCCCCCCTGATTGGACTATTGGCCGCAGCGATTGTCGCACCGCTGGCGGCGATGCTAATTCAGGCAGCAATCTCTCGTCGCCGTGAGTACAAAGCGGATGCCACCGGGGCGCGGCTTACCGGTCGTCATCATGACCTAGCATCAGCACTTAAGAAAATCAGTTCGGCTCCAATCCGAATGAATCCGGATCAGAAAAAGGCCACCGCACATCTGATGATTGTTCAGCCTCTTTCCGGTCGGGGGATTTCATCTTTGTTTTCAACTCATCCACCGGTCGAGAAGCGAGTGGAAAAGCTCCACAAAATGGCTCAGCAAACGTACTATGAGTAA
- a CDS encoding hemolysin family protein yields the protein METDLLLQLLAILVLILANGFFSLSEFSIIASRPSRLKQQISEGRKGASRAEKLRRSPDRFLATIQVGITLVGTMAGVFGGATLVEPLQAALSGIPVELIADAAQPVAVGIVAVLITVFAVILGELVPKYIALSNPERYACLMSSPITVFTTLIGFVSISLSGAAHIILRLLGIKSGRTGGVVTEDEINLMILEGRKKGVFDDTEEQLIKSVFDFADSTVRRAMTPRPDVIALTVTTPPDDIITKIISSGHSKYPVYENSIDNIVGVLYTRDIIHQKMNPKLIVLNDIIRKPIFVPDSMPLPRLLREFQRKKKEFAIVLDEFGGTAGIVTLEDIMEELVGEIRDEDDDRDDPLVKHSETVAYADGSVWPGAINELMDCHLPEAESDTLAGLIIDHLGRLPEQREVITLADMKITVLKQDNIRLTRMMLERLNTPADGMES from the coding sequence ATGGAAACAGATCTTTTACTGCAACTTCTTGCTATTCTGGTATTGATTCTGGCCAACGGGTTTTTCTCGCTCTCCGAATTCTCAATCATTGCTTCACGCCCCAGCCGGCTGAAACAGCAGATATCCGAAGGTAGGAAAGGCGCCTCGCGAGCCGAGAAGTTGCGTCGCAGCCCCGACCGCTTTCTGGCCACGATTCAGGTTGGCATCACGCTGGTAGGTACGATGGCCGGCGTATTCGGCGGAGCCACGCTGGTCGAGCCTCTGCAGGCAGCCCTGAGCGGCATTCCTGTGGAGCTGATAGCCGACGCCGCGCAGCCGGTAGCGGTTGGTATTGTAGCTGTATTAATCACAGTCTTTGCCGTCATACTGGGGGAATTGGTTCCCAAGTATATCGCGTTGTCCAACCCCGAGCGCTATGCCTGTCTGATGTCCTCTCCAATCACGGTTTTTACCACGCTCATCGGGTTTGTTTCGATTTCTCTCAGTGGAGCGGCCCACATTATTCTAAGATTACTGGGCATTAAGTCGGGCCGGACGGGCGGTGTAGTGACCGAAGATGAGATCAATCTGATGATTCTGGAGGGACGGAAGAAGGGGGTGTTCGATGATACCGAGGAACAACTTATCAAGTCCGTGTTTGACTTCGCCGACTCCACGGTACGTCGGGCCATGACGCCACGGCCCGATGTGATTGCCCTGACAGTGACGACTCCCCCTGATGATATCATCACCAAGATAATATCCAGCGGTCACAGCAAATACCCGGTGTACGAAAACAGTATCGATAACATTGTCGGAGTACTGTATACCCGCGACATCATTCATCAGAAGATGAACCCAAAACTAATCGTTCTGAATGACATCATTCGGAAGCCGATCTTTGTGCCCGATTCAATGCCGTTGCCACGACTCCTGCGAGAATTCCAGCGCAAGAAAAAGGAGTTTGCGATTGTCCTCGATGAGTTTGGAGGTACGGCCGGGATCGTTACGCTGGAAGACATAATGGAGGAACTGGTCGGGGAGATCCGAGATGAGGATGACGACCGTGATGACCCGTTGGTCAAACATTCGGAAACGGTTGCTTATGCCGATGGTTCGGTCTGGCCGGGTGCGATCAACGAACTCATGGATTGCCACCTGCCTGAAGCCGAATCCGATACCCTTGCCGGATTGATTATTGATCACCTGGGAAGGTTGCCGGAACAACGCGAAGTGATTACTCTTGCAGATATGAAGATTACAGTTCTGAAACAGGATAATATCCGACTGACAAGGATGATGCTGGAACGACTTAACACACCCGCTGATGGAATGGAGTCTTAG